Proteins co-encoded in one Klebsiella michiganensis genomic window:
- a CDS encoding amino acid ABC transporter permease (in Escherichia coli the CydCD ABC transporter exports cysteine and glutathione into the periplasm in order to maintain redox balance; important for cytochrome bd and c), which yields MNKTRQQELSLWLKQQSLISRRWLGLSRLLGLVSGLLIVAQAWLLARILQHMIMENIPREALLMPFILLVLVFVLRAWVVWLREKVGFHAGLHIRLEIRRQVLDRLHQAGPAWIQGKPVGSWATLVLEQIEDMHDYYARYLPQMSLAVMVPLLIIIAIFPINWAAALILLGTAPLIPIFMALVGMGAADANRRNFQALARLSGHFLDRLRGMETLRVFNRGAAETENIRAASQDFRQRTMEVLRMAFLSSGVLEFFASLSIAVVAVYFGFSYLGELNFGHYGTGVTLFAGFLALILAPEFFQPLRDMGTFYHARAQAVGAAETLKTFLDAPLQHPEQGSVQLSGNGPFTLEAREMTILSAEGKVLAGPLNFMLPAGQRVALVGQSGAGKSSLLNVLSGFLPYQGQLLINGVELAQLSPDWWRTQLSWVGQNPQLPAATLRDNVLLGMPDADDARLQAALDKASVTEFLPQLPEGIDTPIGDQSIRLSVGQAQRVAVARALISPCAVLLLDEPAASLDAHSEQRVMEALTEASRQQTTLMVTHQLDYISDWDQIWVMRNGQIVQQGNFEQLSVEEGPFAVLLASRQEEI from the coding sequence ATGAATAAAACCCGTCAGCAAGAACTTAGCCTCTGGCTAAAGCAGCAAAGTCTTATCTCTCGCCGTTGGCTCGGCCTGTCACGCCTGCTCGGTTTGGTCAGCGGTTTACTGATTGTTGCCCAGGCATGGCTGCTTGCCCGCATTCTCCAGCACATGATTATGGAAAATATTCCGCGTGAAGCATTGCTCATGCCGTTTATTTTACTGGTGCTGGTATTTGTGCTGCGCGCGTGGGTCGTGTGGCTGAGGGAAAAGGTCGGATTCCACGCCGGGCTACATATTCGCCTGGAGATTCGCCGCCAGGTACTCGACAGATTACATCAGGCTGGCCCGGCCTGGATTCAGGGTAAACCCGTTGGAAGCTGGGCGACGCTGGTGCTTGAACAAATAGAAGACATGCACGACTACTACGCGCGCTATTTGCCGCAGATGTCGCTGGCAGTCATGGTGCCCCTGCTGATTATTATCGCCATTTTCCCGATCAACTGGGCTGCCGCGCTTATCCTGCTGGGTACCGCGCCGCTTATCCCCATTTTCATGGCGCTGGTAGGCATGGGCGCAGCCGATGCAAACCGCCGTAATTTCCAGGCGCTGGCACGGCTCAGCGGCCACTTCCTCGATCGCCTTCGCGGGATGGAAACCCTTCGCGTATTTAACCGTGGCGCGGCGGAAACCGAAAATATTCGGGCAGCCAGTCAGGACTTCCGCCAGCGGACAATGGAAGTACTGAGGATGGCGTTTCTTTCTTCCGGCGTGCTGGAATTTTTCGCCTCTTTATCTATCGCCGTGGTTGCCGTCTATTTCGGGTTTTCTTACCTTGGCGAGCTGAATTTCGGCCACTACGGTACTGGGGTCACGTTATTCGCTGGCTTCCTGGCACTCATTCTCGCGCCAGAATTCTTTCAGCCGCTGCGTGATATGGGCACCTTCTATCACGCCAGGGCTCAGGCAGTTGGGGCCGCAGAGACCCTGAAGACTTTCCTCGACGCACCGCTGCAGCATCCTGAGCAAGGTAGCGTGCAGCTGTCCGGCAACGGGCCGTTCACACTCGAAGCCCGCGAGATGACAATCTTGTCCGCAGAAGGGAAAGTGTTGGCCGGTCCGCTGAACTTCATGCTTCCCGCAGGGCAACGCGTAGCGCTGGTAGGGCAAAGCGGTGCAGGCAAAAGCTCCCTGCTAAATGTTCTGTCTGGCTTCCTCCCCTACCAGGGCCAGTTGCTGATCAATGGCGTCGAACTGGCGCAACTTTCGCCTGACTGGTGGCGCACACAGCTTAGCTGGGTAGGACAAAATCCCCAGCTACCGGCGGCTACCTTGCGCGACAACGTGCTGCTGGGTATGCCGGACGCGGACGATGCTCGTTTGCAGGCAGCCCTGGATAAAGCGTCGGTGACAGAGTTCTTGCCGCAGTTGCCTGAAGGCATCGACACTCCTATTGGCGATCAGTCCATCCGCTTATCCGTGGGTCAGGCGCAGCGCGTGGCCGTTGCTCGGGCATTGATCTCCCCTTGCGCCGTTTTGCTGCTGGATGAGCCTGCCGCAAGCCTGGACGCCCACAGCGAACAGCGCGTCATGGAAGCGCTCACAGAAGCATCTCGTCAACAAACCACGCTGATGGTGACTCATCAGTTGGACTACATCAGCGATTGGGATCAAATCTGGGTGATGCGAAACGGGCAGATTGTTCAGCAAGGGAACTTCGAACAGCTTTCCGTGGAAGAAGGGCCCTTTGCAGTATTACTGGCGAGTCGCCAGGAGGAGATTTAA
- a CDS encoding thioredoxin reductase (catalyzes the transfer of electrons from NADPH to thioredoxin; FAD/NAD(P) binding), whose translation MGTAKHSKLLILGSGPAGYTAAVYAARANLKPVLITGMEKGGQLTTTTEVENWPGDPNDLTGPLLMERMHEHAAKFETEILFDHITSVDLQNRPFRLVGDSGEYTCDALIIATGASARYLGLPSEEAFKGRGVSACATCDGFFYRNQKVAVIGGGNTAVEEALYLANIASEVHLIHRRDSFRAEKILINRLMDKVQNGNIVLHTHRTLEEVTGDQMGVSGLRLRDTQNTDITEELDVAGLFVAIGHSPNTAIFNGQLALENGYIKVQSGIHGNATQTSIPGVFAAGDVMDHIYRQAITSAGTGCMAALDAERYLDGLAEQCK comes from the coding sequence ATGGGCACAGCTAAACACAGTAAGCTGCTTATTCTTGGCTCCGGCCCTGCGGGCTATACCGCAGCGGTCTATGCTGCACGCGCCAACTTAAAACCGGTTCTGATTACCGGGATGGAAAAAGGCGGTCAGCTGACCACCACGACCGAAGTCGAAAACTGGCCTGGCGATCCTAACGACCTGACCGGTCCGTTACTGATGGAACGTATGCACGAGCATGCGGCCAAGTTTGAAACCGAAATTCTGTTCGACCACATCACCAGCGTCGATCTACAGAACCGTCCTTTCCGTCTGGTGGGCGACAGCGGCGAATACACCTGTGACGCACTGATCATTGCGACGGGGGCTTCCGCACGCTACCTTGGCCTGCCTTCCGAAGAAGCCTTCAAAGGCCGCGGCGTTTCTGCCTGCGCCACCTGTGATGGTTTCTTCTATCGTAACCAGAAAGTCGCGGTCATCGGCGGCGGGAATACCGCAGTTGAAGAAGCACTTTATCTGGCAAACATCGCTTCAGAAGTGCATTTGATCCACCGCCGCGATAGCTTCCGCGCGGAGAAGATCCTGATTAACCGTCTGATGGATAAAGTGCAGAATGGCAACATTGTGCTCCACACCCACCGCACGCTGGAAGAAGTAACCGGCGATCAAATGGGCGTGAGCGGTCTTCGCCTGCGCGACACGCAAAACACCGATATTACCGAAGAGCTGGACGTTGCCGGCCTGTTTGTGGCTATCGGCCACAGCCCGAACACCGCTATCTTCAACGGTCAGTTGGCGCTTGAAAACGGCTATATTAAAGTGCAGTCCGGCATTCACGGCAACGCAACCCAGACAAGTATTCCAGGCGTGTTTGCCGCGGGCGACGTCATGGATCATATTTATCGTCAGGCCATCACTTCCGCCGGAACCGGCTGTATGGCCGCTCTGGACGCCGAGCGCTATCTCGACGGCCTGGCCGAACAATGTAAATAA
- a CDS encoding leucine-responsive transcriptional regulator (mediates a global response to leucine; acts as a regulator for several genes involved in the high-affinity branched-chain amino acid transport system), which yields MVDSKKRPGKDLDRIDRNILNELQKDGRISNVELSKRVGLSPTPCLERVRRLERQGFIQGYTALLNPHYLDASLLVFVEITLNRGAPDVFEQFNAAVQKLEEIQECHLVSGDFDYLLKTRVPDMSAYRKLLGETLLRLPGVNDTRTYVVMEEVKQSNRLVIKTR from the coding sequence ATGGTAGATAGCAAGAAGCGCCCGGGCAAAGATCTCGACCGTATCGATCGCAATATTCTCAACGAATTGCAAAAGGATGGGCGCATTTCTAACGTTGAGCTTTCCAAGCGTGTTGGGCTTTCGCCGACGCCGTGCCTTGAGCGCGTCCGTCGTCTGGAACGTCAGGGTTTTATTCAGGGCTATACGGCGCTGTTAAACCCGCATTATCTGGATGCCTCGCTGCTGGTATTTGTTGAGATTACTCTGAATCGTGGCGCCCCGGATGTGTTTGAGCAATTTAACGCCGCAGTGCAGAAACTTGAAGAAATTCAAGAGTGTCATCTCGTATCCGGTGATTTCGACTACCTGTTGAAAACACGCGTGCCGGATATGTCGGCGTATCGTAAACTCTTAGGTGAGACCCTGCTGCGTCTGCCGGGCGTTAACGACACCCGTACTTATGTTGTCATGGAAGAGGTCAAACAGAGTAACCGTTTGGTCATTAAGACCCGTTAA